From the Oscillatoria sp. FACHB-1407 genome, one window contains:
- a CDS encoding YoaK family protein, which translates to MASQHREHLLTAILGWVAGYVDTLGYVGLNGLFTAHVTGNLIVAGAEIVGTGEQDVWVRLAVIPVFMVAVICTVAYWRSRRCQPSSLLWLEALCLLIFLGVSVVLIPQTGQPIPPGILFTVGSAGVFAMGVQNALMKEAFGTLAPTTVMTGNVTQFVIDLSQLIGLSHPVGEEANPPSREAVKKRMVKFGNVLVGFVVGAATGALALVMVGFWAIALPTLTVAVLIMTLQARKQII; encoded by the coding sequence CGTAGACACTCTAGGCTATGTGGGGTTGAATGGTCTATTTACCGCCCATGTGACTGGTAATCTCATCGTAGCGGGAGCCGAAATAGTTGGAACAGGTGAACAGGATGTGTGGGTGAGATTGGCAGTGATTCCTGTGTTTATGGTGGCAGTGATTTGTACCGTTGCTTACTGGCGATCGCGTCGTTGCCAACCGTCTAGCCTCTTGTGGTTGGAAGCTCTGTGTTTACTAATTTTTCTGGGGGTGAGCGTGGTGCTGATTCCACAGACAGGTCAACCAATTCCACCGGGAATCCTGTTTACCGTCGGTTCAGCAGGAGTCTTTGCAATGGGTGTGCAGAACGCCCTGATGAAAGAGGCATTTGGTACGTTAGCTCCTACCACCGTTATGACGGGCAATGTTACCCAATTCGTGATTGACCTGTCTCAGCTTATTGGACTCAGTCATCCTGTAGGGGAAGAAGCCAATCCCCCTTCACGAGAAGCGGTCAAAAAACGCATGGTGAAGTTTGGCAATGTTCTGGTGGGATTTGTTGTGGGTGCCGCAACAGGTGCGCTGGCGCTGGTGATGGTTGGCTTTTGGGCGATCGCGCTGCCCACATTGACAGTTGCAGTGTTGATAATGACGCTACAGGCTCGCAAACAAATCATCTAA